In Paenibacillus durus, the DNA window AGCAGTACCAGGTAGTTCTTCATCCACTTTTATTTCCGTGACAAGATTTAAGCTGATATAATTTTTTTTGACATATTCCCATGAAAAAATAAAAATAATAGCAAAGATAAAACAAATAGATGTAAATACTATTTTTTTTTTATATTCGTAATAATTATCTCCCCTGATGGTGGATTTTTCATGACTCAGCAGAAGTATAATGAACGGTAAAGTATCCCTTAGCATTCTTTGTATATACTACTTCTCCAACCGGCATACGGAATGCTCCTTTCATCCATTTTGTAAAGAATGACCATTGATTCCCTCCTAATCTAGGTATATATTTATTTCCTTTTTTTGTATAACCCAATTCTCCATCCCAAGCAGTTACTTTTTTGTTGTAGGATGACCATGAAATAAAAGTGAAACTCCTTCTATTTTTATTTCCTTTCCATTTGCATCATATCCCCCCATGGAGTTCCACCCATTTTCAAATCCCTTCGTGTTTGAAATTGCTGTCAAATGGACTGGGGTTCCATATAATGCTGTTAATCTTGCAGCTTCGGACTCAGCCTGACCAGACCAATCTTTTGGCTCATAAAATACGTAACTATCATGTCCGCTCGGGTCAATTCTATTTATTGAATTATTTAAGGCATACGCATAAAGATTCAAACTCTGCGGATCATCAATCTGCCCTCTATACGTATCCTCACTTATAAACCTGCCAATCTTAGGCTCGTAGTAGCGCGCTCTAGCATACGTATTGCTGCTGGCAAAATCATACCCCAGTCCTGTGTAACCGAACAAGTTATCCGGTCCTGGCCAGTTGAGATCGAACTTCTTCGCGTCCTGCGGCACGCCGAATTCGTCGTAATGGTAGCGGGAGGATACGCGTCCGTCTTTCTCCACAAGTCCCAAGGTGCTGCCAAGCGCATCCTGCATGTACCACAGCGTCTTCGGCTGTACGCCCGGTTCGGTTCCGCCGGCTCCAGGCCAGGCGTCGGTTCCCAGCCGTTGTTATCATCGTAAGCCGGCAGGTAGGTCATGCTGAGGCGCTCGCCTCCGGCTCCGTAGACATACGACTCTTTCCATTTACTGCTGTCTGCTTCCGTAACCTGAAGGGCAAGTCCCAGCGGGAAAGCCCGGCGGTACGACTTCAACTATGGCTTTAAACAAAAACGTTCATGACCCTAAGGTCACAGGCTATGATGAAAATTAGTCATCATTGCCTTTTTCTTTTATCCTTCCATCCGGCATACTGAAAGGAACCAGAACCAGTTCGTGGGTTTTTGCGGTGGATCATACCCCGAAACAAAAACTGCATGGATAGCCCCTGAAGCACAAGATATTGGACTGCGAGTCCGGATAAAAAATTTTCATCTCTCGGGTTATCTTTCTGGTCCCCAATTTCAGAAGGAGGTCGATTTTCATGATGGAAGCGATTTTTGAATGTTGTGCCGGACTCGATTTTCATCAGGAAACCGTCGTCACCTGTGTTCTTTCCAGTCCCCTTGACCAGCGGCCTCGCGCTGAAATCCGCACCTTTGGCACCATGACGGACGAATTGCTGGAACTGGGCGAGTGGCTGACGGAGCTAGGCTGCACCCATGTCGCCATGGAAAGCACCGGCGTGTACTGGAAACCCGTCTGGAATGTGCTTGAAGCGTTCGATCTGGAACTGCTTCTGGCCAATGCCCACCATATCAAAAATTTGCCTGGACGCAAGACCGTTATGAAAGACGCCGATTAGATCACCAAGCTTCTGCAAGACGCCAACGTCAAGCTAGCCTTCCATATGTCGAAACTCTTTGGTGTGTCCGGACGCTTGTTACTCCAAAAGATCGTAGACGGCGAGGTCGTTACGATGGACTTTCTGGAGACACAGATGAAAGGCGCTCTGAAGCACAATTCCTCAAAACTTCTCCAATCCCTAAATGGCCGGCTTCGCCCCCATCATCGCTGTATGATCCGTCTCTCCTGGGAGCACCTGCTGTACGTCGAGAAGACCATCGCCGATGTGAAGGAACAGATCCACTAATATTTGGCCGACAAGCAGGAGGCCTTTAAGCTTCTGCTCACGGTTCCGGACGTGAATGAGAACGCAGCCGCGATTATCTTGACCGAAATCGGAACAGACAGGAGTGCCTTCAAAAGTGACCACAGCCTTGCCGCCTGGGCCGGAGTAAGCCCCGGTATCCATGAAAGTGCGGGTGGGCAAGGTCCGGAAACCGCATGCTGAAAGCCGTCCTCTGCGAATGCGCCTAGGCCGCTTCCATGACCCGGGAAACCCGCCTTTTGACTCGCTACTGGTCCTGGGTCAAACGATTAGGAAAGAAGAAAGCATTGGTCTCACTTGGACACACCCTACTACGGATTATTTACCACATGCTCCTTCACCAATGTCCCTATGAAGAATTCGGACCCGAGTATTTGGATCATTTCCGCTCTCAAATGGCACAGCGTAAGCAGAGCCAAATGATTAAACAGCTTGAAGCTAATGGGTTTGTGGTGACGAGAGTCCGCCCCTCTATTTACATTAACTTCCATTCAAGAACTGCTAATGGATAGTTCTACTTTGTCATGCACTAGAATGGGCATACCTGCTTAGAGATTTTCATAAAAAAACCACATGGAGTATACACTCACATGTGGTAAGAATGCATTTATATTCAATTTAAGTTTCATATTCGTAAGTTCTTCGGGATAACTGTTCAGTTGTATCACAGGCATGGAGTTCTGCTAAATGTTTGGATTCTTAGTTAGAGTTTGCTGAACAACATATCGGTTTTGGTTAACACCCGGTAAGTGGCCTATAGAAAATCCAGCCGAAAAAATGGACAAAAAGAGCCCGTAACCGGCGCTCCAAATTCATGACCATGAATGAAAGGGCGATTACTGTCAGGCTTCTTGCCGCGCCTTTCGCTCGAATCAAGCCTAACCCGTAGCGGCGTTTGCCTTCTCCAAACTTGCCTTCGATCGCATTGCGTTCCGCTGCATCTTGCCGTTCTTGCTTACGGTGTGTCGCCTGGTTTTCTGTTGAAGGCCTGCCCAGTTTGGGGCCGCTGAGACGAATGCCCACCCCTTTACAGTAGGCAAGGTTCTCTCGATTCCGGTAGATCTTGTCTGCCAGGATCACCGCCGGATACGCGCCAAAACGCTCTTTGTACGATTTCACCGCATCTTGCAGGGTGCCCGATTCGTTAAAGTTGTCCCATTGCATCGTTTCGATCCAGGCGTATCCGTTGGACAGACTGGCTGCTATCTTGGCTCCAAACTCGACGGACGCTCCGGCTTTTCCCCGGACAATCGGTCGGACATGCGGCTGTTCGATGCTTACGATTCGATGCTCCACCCGGTGCACTCCGCCATTCATCATTTCTTGTTGCTGCCGGTGCAGTTCGCGAATGACTAGCAAACGGCGATAGGTCATTTTGCTCAAAGTACTCAGCGAGGTTTGCTGGCTCAGGTTTTCAATGATTCGCAGATCCCGACCCACATAGCCGAGCTGCTTCTTGACCGCTTTGCGGATCGTTTTACCTTTGGGCTGGCGTTGTTTAGATACAAGCAGGTACGCTTTACGGGCTTGTCTGCGGTACGTGCGCGGCTTCTCCGCCAGACCGATCAGCGGCTGATGCAATGCGTCAATGATACCTTCCAGGATTTCACGAGCATGATTCAATAGCCCCAGATCTGTCGGATACTTGATGTCGGCAGGCGCACAGGTTGCATCCAGCATCAACGTGCCGCGATGGGTTTGTGCGTCGGGATTGGGAAGAAGACGAAAGAGGGACTTGGCCTTGCCCTTTTGTTGAGACTTTTCCGGCGTGGTATCCACTTCCAGAATCGTTAGGGTGTCGTCCATTTTCATGACCATTTGTCCACCCCCCGGGTGATCATCGTCGTCATCACGTGTTTGTTCCTTGGCTTTAGCCGCTGCTTTTGCTGCTTCCTGCTCGGCCTTCAGCCCTTCTTTTATGATCCAGTCATTGATCTCGTGAAGGATGTCGGGACCCAACCGGTCGCGAAAGTGAGTCATCAAGGAATGATGGAAGGGCTCTTTGTCCACGTAACCGCCAAAACCCAGAAAATACTGCAAATAGGGGTTTTCCATGATCTGCAAAGTGGTTTCCCGGTCGGTTAAGCCTAGACGTTCCTTGATCAACAGGGAGCCCAAAGCCAAACGTACCGAATACGCCTTTTGCCCTTCGTCGGGTGCGCCGAACACCTTTACATATTTTTCTTCCGCTTGCTCCCAGGGAACGAGCTTGGCCAGCTTCACCCACCGATTGTTGGGGTTCAGTTTGCCGCCAAAGGGCAGGTAAAAATCTTTGAGAAGATCGTCGGTCGATTCTATCCGTTCAAACATGATAATTCACTCCATCTGCAAGGTTTTTTTGCATTTTTCGAGTATTTCCTTGCAGATGATTTCGACAAAAACGGCTTCTATTCCTTGTGGGAGTAAGAGTTTTTGTTTATTCAGCAAGCCCTAGTTAGGAACACCTCCATAAAATTCTTAGCCCATTTACCACGAGCAATGCCATAAATTCCCTAAATTCTCTTCAAATTAAAATAGACACCTCCTATAAGCAGCACTAATCTGTCTTTATCTAATACAATAAAAGTGCCTTGTTGATTTGTTGTATACCAAGCTTCATCTGATTTCGTATATACCTCCACGAATTGGACCTGGTCTCCTGTAAATTCCAATTCTTTTAAGTTAACATAATTTAATGTAAAGAAATCTTGTTCTGAAAGAGTTGTTTTTTTATACACAGGCTCCTCAAGAACGACTCTAATCATTGAATATTATTGATTGAGAACTATATGTTAGCTTTTTTCCAAGTAATTCGTTTATAGCAATGTCTTCCAGTGTAGAAACTCTTCCATATGCGGCAACAGAATCAATTTTCCAATCCCCAAAAAACTCCTCGTCATTCACTGCTTTAGCTTCAGTCACCTTACTTTCTGCCATTTCAGTTTGAGTTATATTATTATTGCCCACATTATTTACACAAGAGGAACTAAGCAGTGATACAATGATTAATATTCCGATCGCATTCAGAACCCTCATACTTCTATCCTATTATTGATAACCTTTAGGTGCAGTTGGATAATCTCTTCTATAATCTCCAAATGTAAACATCTGCCACTCATCCATTCTTCTTCTATACAAGCCTTTTGAGTTGACTCGATAAACTTTACCTGTATCTTTATCTTTTACCTTTACCTTAACCCATAATAAAAAGGCTCCTTTAATTTTTTCTTGTGAAGTCACCCCAGATTTAAGTAAATTTGTTAAAGTGGTTGCTTGATTTAATGCATCTTCACCTGCATTATATGAAAAAGAAACTAGCGCATCAAATTGCTGTTGGGTTAAAGTGATATTATTATCCTCCATCCAATTCCTAACAGCATCTGCATATTTTCCGTTCAACTCATTCTTCAGTAATGCTAACGCCTCTTCTTTGGTAATTCCATTACTGAAATATTCGCCTGGTTGAATAACATGCCCATATCCGATAGTTTGATTTAGATTATCCTGCCCTCGGTATGCAGTAGCATGAAATCTCTCATATTCTGCAATAAATGCTACTAGATCGTCACTAACTTCATACTGACTGCTCACTATATAACCTTGTACTACAGCCGGCTTACTGGGATCGTCTTTAAACGTATAGTGTCCAGTAGGGTCAGTATACAATAATGGATTATTCTCCACATACGTATACAAATTCAAACTCTTCGGATTCCAAATATCCCCTCTAAACGTATCCTAACTTACAAACCTGCCAATTTCAGGCTTATAATACCGTGCTCTGGCATACGTATTTCTGCTGGTAAAATCATAACCCAGTCCCGTGTAACCGAACAAGTTATCCGGCCCTGGCCAGTTGAGATCGAACTTCTTCGCGTCCTGTGGCACGCCGAATTCGTCGTAATGGTAGCGGGAGGATACGCGTCCGTCCTTCTCCACAAGTCCCAGGGTACTACCCAGCGCATCTTGCATGTACCACAGCGTCTTCGGCTGCACACCCGGTTCAGCTCCGCCATCACTCGGCGTCGGTTCCCAGCCGTTGTTATCATCGTAGGCGGGCAGGTAGGTCATGCTGAGACGCTCGCCCCCGGCTCCGTATACATAGGACTCTTTCCATTTACTGCTGTCTGCTTCCGTAACCTGAAGCGGCTCAGGCAGCGCCAGACTGACGTCATTGGTGAAGTTCAGTTCCCAGTGCTCTTTCTTATACTGCTTCTCCCATCCGTCCCGCGGTCCGCCCGGATGCAGATCCGGATATTCTTCATCCGTCTGACCGCACTTCTTGGCAAGCCCTGGTGGAATGAAGCCCGGCGGTACGACTTTGCAATTATCCCACCCATTGCCGTTTCCGTTTCCATTGTTACCGTTACCGTTGCCATTTCCATTACCATTGTTACCTTTACCGTTTCCGTTGCCGTTACCATTGTTACCTTTGCCATTACCATTTCCGTTGCCATTCCCTGTTCCGCCATGGGCGTAGTCGATGGTCATCTTCATCCGGTTTCCATCGCCGTCGTAGGCGTAGCGGGTAATGTCGCCTTTGGCATTGGTCTGCTGGATCAGCCGGTTGGCTCCGTTCCATACATATTGCTCAATGGCTTCCGGTTCCGACCAGGACTCAGCGTCCTCAGCGGCAAGAAGCGGGTCAGTACCCGTCTCATCAGCGGCCGTCCCGGTCGGCGTCTCATAAACGTCATCGGTTACCGAAGGATGTTCATCATCACCTTCTACCTCCGGCAGCTGCAGACGCTTCTGCAGGACCTCCAGCAGATTGCCGCGCGGGTCATACAGATAGTTATTTATCTCGTCATCGGTCGCCAGCTCCGTCAGACGATCCGCCTGATCATAGGTGTAGGATTCCGTCTGCGCCAATTCGCCCCACTGGCTTGTCTTCTGCATCCGGTTCCCCACAGCATCATACTCATAATGAGTGATTGCAGGCAGATCGGCGGATTGCGGATTCTTCGTCTGCACCTCTACCAATTGGTTCAGCGCATCATACGCATAATCCGTTACGATTCGTTCCTCACTGTCATTGTCATCGGAATCTTCTTCATCGTTGCCATCTGATTTCCGATCACTCCGTATCCGGTTGCCGACAGGGTCATACGAATACGTCAACTGCTCCATGACCTTCTGGAACTGATTACTGTGTGTCAGCTGAAGCAGCTGGCCAGCGTCGTGAATTTATTATGATTTCATTCAAATGTTTCCACCTAATCCAACTATTTTTTGTAAATATCATTCTTGGTTCTTCCTTTCTCTATTTAATACATCAAAGATTCATAACCTACAACTAAACTATACAACTGTAAGATTGGTGTATCTTCCTGTTGGAACAATTTAACGGGCTTGATAACCCTGTTTCTGGATTGATCTTTTTCTATAATCTCATTTGTATTAAAATCGGAATTAAATTTCTCCTAGTCGCTGATTCTAACAGTCGATGAAGACCATTGTAGGATGCTGTTTGTGAAGGTATATCCAACGTTATGCTCTTACTGAATCCGCCGCGCTAACAAAAAGAAAACCACAATACGAGGTTATCGCATTGTGGCAGAAAAATTAATTTTTCAATTCATATTTATTTTTCAACTTCAAAATAAAATAGTCCATTATTTACATCGAGATAAAATTTCCCAATGAAACTTGAAGACTTAATATAGTTATTAAACTCCTCACTAAATGTCCAACTTGGTTCATGTTCCTGATCGAAATCTAAATTGAAATACGGCTTAAAGTTAGATACATCTTTCCAAGTATAAGAACTTCTAAATCTCTCCATCACCTCATTGTTAAGATGTACATACCCCTTCATCCAGTATGAGCTTGGTCCAAAACCGTGGTCACCAATTACTTCAGCTTTCCAGTAAACTTTCTCTACTATCTCCAATCGTGGGAATCTATCAACTACTGGTTGTATCTCTGTTTTATATTGATTATTCGACTCAGAATTTAATACATTAACTTTCACTACGAGAATAATAATGATAATAGATAATAACACTAGTATTATACTAAAGATTCTTTTTTTATCCATTAATTTCTTCCACCACCGCCCGATACAGTTGATGAACCAGATATATCTCCTATTGACCATGTTACTGTCCTAGTCATAGAACCAACCGTTAAAAACTCTTTTGCCCAACCCAATTCAGCGAACCGACCATTCACATCATCAGGGGTCCCTGATGCTATGT includes these proteins:
- a CDS encoding RHS repeat domain-containing protein; this translates as MQDALGSTLGLVEKDGRVSSRYHYDEFGVPQDAKKFDLNWPGPDNLFGYTGLGYDFASSNTYARARYYEPKIGRFISEDTYRGQIDDPQSLNLYAYALNNSINRIDPSGHDSYVFYEPKDWSGQAESEAARLTALYGTPVHLTAISNTKGFENGWNSMGGYDANGKEIKIEGVSLLFHGHPTTKK
- a CDS encoding IS110 family transposase yields the protein MMEAIFECCAGLDFHQETVVTCVLSSPLDQRPRAEIRTFGTMTDELLELGEWLTELGCTHVAMESTGVYWKPVWNVLEAFDLELLLANAHHIKNLPGRKTVMKDAD
- a CDS encoding IS110 family transposase codes for the protein MNENAAAIILTEIGTDRSAFKSDHSLAAWAGVSPGIHESAGGQGPETAC
- a CDS encoding IS5 family transposase, translating into MFERIESTDDLLKDFYLPFGGKLNPNNRWVKLAKLVPWEQAEEKYVKVFGAPDEGQKAYSVRLALGSLLIKERLGLTDRETTLQIMENPYLQYFLGFGGYVDKEPFHHSLMTHFRDRLGPDILHEINDWIIKEGLKAEQEAAKAAAKAKEQTRDDDDDHPGGGQMVMKMDDTLTILEVDTTPEKSQQKGKAKSLFRLLPNPDAQTHRGTLMLDATCAPADIKYPTDLGLLNHAREILEGIIDALHQPLIGLAEKPRTYRRQARKAYLLVSKQRQPKGKTIRKAVKKQLGYVGRDLRIIENLSQQTSLSTLSKMTYRRLLVIRELHRQQQEMMNGGVHRVEHRIVSIEQPHVRPIVRGKAGASVEFGAKIAASLSNGYAWIETMQWDNFNESGTLQDAVKSYKERFGAYPAVILADKIYRNRENLAYCKGVGIRLSGPKLGRPSTENQATHRKQERQDAAERNAIEGKFGEGKRRYGLGLIRAKGAARSLTVIALSFMVMNLERRLRALFVHFFGWIFYRPLTGC
- a CDS encoding lysozyme — its product is MSSQYEVSDDLVAFIAEYERFHATAYRGQDNLNQTIGYGHVIQPGEYFSNGITKEEALALLKNELNGKYADAVRNWMEDNNITLTQQQFDALVSFSYNAGEDALNQATTLTNLLKSGVTSQEKIKGAFLLWVKVKVKDKDTGKVYRVNSKGLYRRRMDEWQMFTFGDYRRDYPTAPKGYQ
- a CDS encoding RHS repeat domain-containing protein; its protein translation is MTYSYDPVGNRIRSDRKSDGNDEEDSDDNDSEERIVTDYAYDALNQLVEVQTKNPQSADLPAITHYEYDAVGNRMQKTSQWGELAQTESYTYDQADRLTELATDDEINNYLYDPRGNLLEVLQKRLQLPEVEGDDEHPSVTDDVYETPTGTAADETGTDPLLAAEDAESWSEPEAIEQYVWNGANRLIQQTNAKGDITRYAYDGDGNRMKMTIDYAHGGTGNGNGNGNGKGNNGNGNGNGKGNNGNGNGNGNGNNGNGNGNGWDNCKVVPPGFIPPGLAKKCGQTDEEYPDLHPGGPRDGWEKQYKKEHWELNFTNDVSLALPEPLQVTEADSSKWKESYVYGAGGERLSMTYLPAYDDNNGWEPTPSDGGAEPGVQPKTLWYMQDALGSTLGLVEKDGRVSSRYHYDEFGVPQDAKKFDLNWPGPDNLFGYTGLGYDFTSRNTYARARYYKPEIGRFVS